The following coding sequences are from one Streptomyces sp. NBC_01294 window:
- a CDS encoding fused MFS/spermidine synthase, translating to MTRSSSSPVAEGTPHESGLGPRTAAVLVFGSSAAVLVVEIVALRLLAPYLGLTLETSTMVIGIALTAIAVGSWLGGRIADQVNPRRLIGPALGVSGAVVALTPAVLRTTAEWAPALLLLIASLTILVPGALLSAVTPIVTKLRLTSLAQTGTVVGRLSGVGTVGAIVGTLLTGFVLIARLPVSGILIGLGTLLVVGSALVEWRTRGWRGTPALALVVVAGGLATIVAPGGCDAETRYHCARVVADPDRGSGRTLVLDGVRHSYVDIDEPTSLKFGYVRAIASVVDAAFPQGEPLAAHHLGGGGLTFPRYLAATRPGTRSLVSEIDSGVVRIDRDQLGLRPEGGIDVRVEDGRLGLRRLDAGSRDLVVGDAFGGVSVPWHLTTVEAMTDVRRVLNEDGLYVANLIDHGGLAFARAEVATISETFEHVALVGKPADIGLDPTSTPEGGNLVVLASNRPVDLRATQEALDVRHTGWKIATDDALTSWIGDAQLLTDDHAPVDQLLQPYSPRSGR from the coding sequence GTGACCAGATCGTCCTCCTCGCCTGTCGCCGAGGGCACGCCCCACGAATCCGGCCTGGGTCCCCGTACCGCTGCCGTGCTCGTGTTCGGGTCGTCGGCCGCGGTCCTGGTGGTGGAGATCGTCGCTTTGCGGCTGCTGGCTCCCTACCTCGGCCTCACCCTCGAGACCAGCACCATGGTGATCGGCATCGCCCTCACCGCGATCGCCGTCGGCTCCTGGCTGGGTGGGCGCATCGCCGACCAGGTCAATCCACGCCGGCTCATCGGCCCTGCGCTCGGGGTGTCGGGAGCGGTCGTGGCGCTCACCCCCGCCGTGCTGCGCACCACTGCGGAGTGGGCACCAGCGCTGCTCCTGCTGATCGCGTCTCTGACCATCCTCGTGCCGGGCGCGCTGCTCTCCGCGGTGACGCCCATCGTGACCAAGTTGCGTCTGACCAGCCTCGCCCAGACCGGAACGGTCGTCGGCCGGCTGTCCGGCGTCGGCACCGTCGGCGCCATCGTCGGCACGCTCCTCACCGGCTTCGTCCTCATCGCGCGGTTGCCGGTCAGCGGCATCCTGATCGGCCTCGGAACACTGCTGGTGGTCGGCTCGGCGCTGGTCGAGTGGCGAACGCGCGGGTGGAGAGGCACCCCTGCCCTCGCACTCGTGGTCGTCGCCGGCGGCCTCGCCACCATCGTCGCGCCCGGTGGCTGCGACGCGGAGACCAGGTACCACTGCGCACGGGTGGTCGCGGACCCCGACCGGGGCAGCGGCCGCACACTCGTTCTGGACGGCGTGCGGCACTCCTACGTCGACATCGACGAACCGACCTCGCTCAAGTTCGGGTACGTGCGCGCCATCGCGTCGGTGGTCGATGCCGCCTTTCCCCAAGGTGAGCCCCTTGCCGCCCATCACCTGGGCGGCGGCGGGCTCACCTTTCCCCGTTACCTCGCGGCCACGCGGCCCGGGACGCGCAGCCTTGTGTCCGAAATCGACAGCGGGGTCGTACGCATCGACCGCGACCAACTGGGTCTGAGGCCAGAGGGCGGTATCGACGTACGCGTGGAGGACGGCAGGCTCGGCCTGCGACGCCTGGACGCCGGCAGTCGTGACCTCGTCGTCGGCGACGCCTTCGGGGGCGTCAGCGTGCCGTGGCACCTCACCACGGTGGAAGCGATGACGGACGTACGGCGGGTGCTCAACGAAGACGGCCTGTACGTCGCCAACCTCATCGATCACGGTGGTCTGGCCTTCGCGCGAGCCGAAGTAGCCACCATCAGCGAAACCTTCGAGCACGTTGCCCTCGTCGGCAAACCCGCCGACATCGGCCTCGACCCGACCTCCACCCCCGAGGGCGGCAATCTGGTGGTGCTCGCCTCCAACCGGCCCGTCGACCTCCGCGCGACCCAGGAAGCGCTGGACGTCCGGCACACCGGCTGGAAGATCGCCACCGATGACGCCCTCACGTCCTGGATCGGCGATGCCCAACTGCTCACCGACGACCACGCACCCGTCGACCAGCTCCTCCAGCCCTACAGCCCACGGAGCGGCCGGTGA
- a CDS encoding GNAT family N-acetyltransferase — protein sequence MHPADMSPTDLQSWNALRARTAPVANPFMSPEFCQAVGRVRPGARVAVVREDGEAAGFFSYERGRWGRGRAIGLGVSDCQGAVLHPDVRVDPHQLLRASSLSVWEFNHLESGQDLFLPFATGRFASPVIDLGSGYAHYENLLRTRSRKFLKSALAQNRRLGRRVGPLRFVFDERDPGALQTLMAWKSAQYRRTGRRDRFTQEWISQLVRILADTATPGCSGLLSVLYAGDRLVAAHFGLRSRTVLSYWFPAYDRGFAQFSPGLVLHLRMIEAAAAAGIELLDLGRGDAAYKDSLKTRELTVHEGALLRRSPGAVLHWFSREPARAARRFVREQPQLKTAAVHTLKAVGKVRDRRP from the coding sequence ATGCACCCTGCCGACATGAGCCCGACAGACCTGCAGTCGTGGAACGCGCTGCGGGCCAGGACGGCGCCCGTCGCCAATCCCTTCATGAGCCCCGAGTTCTGCCAGGCCGTCGGCCGCGTCCGGCCGGGTGCCAGGGTCGCGGTCGTGCGCGAGGACGGCGAGGCCGCCGGCTTCTTCTCCTACGAGCGGGGCCGGTGGGGCCGCGGCCGCGCGATCGGCCTGGGCGTTTCCGACTGCCAAGGCGCCGTCCTGCACCCCGACGTACGCGTGGATCCGCACCAGCTCCTGCGCGCCAGTTCCCTGAGCGTCTGGGAGTTCAACCATCTCGAAAGCGGCCAGGACCTGTTCCTGCCGTTCGCAACAGGGCGATTCGCCTCGCCCGTCATCGATCTCGGCAGCGGCTACGCCCACTACGAGAACCTGCTCCGAACACGCTCCCGCAAGTTCCTGAAGTCGGCCCTGGCGCAGAACCGCCGGCTGGGACGCCGGGTCGGGCCTCTGAGGTTCGTGTTCGACGAACGAGACCCGGGGGCCCTGCAGACGTTGATGGCATGGAAATCTGCCCAGTACCGCCGAACGGGCCGACGCGACCGGTTCACCCAGGAATGGATCAGCCAGCTGGTCCGCATCCTTGCCGACACGGCCACACCCGGCTGTTCGGGCCTGCTGTCGGTGCTCTACGCAGGCGACAGGCTTGTCGCCGCGCACTTCGGACTGCGCTCACGCACCGTGCTGTCGTACTGGTTTCCCGCCTACGACCGGGGTTTCGCGCAATTCTCCCCCGGTCTCGTTCTCCATCTCCGCATGATCGAGGCGGCCGCTGCCGCCGGCATCGAATTGCTCGACCTCGGCAGAGGTGACGCCGCCTACAAGGATTCCCTCAAGACACGAGAGCTGACGGTTCATGAAGGCGCCCTCCTGCGGCGCAGTCCCGGTGCGGTCCTCCACTGGTTCAGCCGCGAGCCCGCACGCGCCGCCCGCCGCTTCGTGAGGGAGCAGCCCCAGCTCAAGACCGCAGCCGTGCACACGCTGAAAGCAGTCGGCAAGGTGCGCGACCGGCGCCCGTGA
- a CDS encoding IS5 family transposase produces MTSRSPRLPYPSDLSDARWALMEQTLTAWRAERQKTSLNLGGKVADLREVMNAILFLNRTGVPWRYLPHDFPPHTTVFGYFSAWTADGTIEKLGVHLHRMVREQEGRAAEPTACVIDAQSVKTAPSVPADTQGADVGKKIVGRKRSIVVDTLGLLLLVMVTAASVSDNEAGMQLLTRVASDHPTISKAWVDTGYKKKAIEHGATLGIDVDVVPRNSQVKGFSVIPRRWVVERSFGWIMMHRRLARDYETKPAHSESMIRLAMISNLAR; encoded by the coding sequence ATGACCTCGCGATCGCCCCGCCTGCCCTACCCCAGTGATCTGTCCGATGCCCGCTGGGCGCTGATGGAGCAGACCTTGACCGCATGGCGGGCCGAGCGGCAGAAGACCTCGCTCAACCTTGGAGGTAAAGTCGCTGACCTGCGGGAAGTCATGAACGCGATTCTCTTCCTCAACCGGACCGGGGTGCCTTGGCGCTACCTGCCCCACGACTTCCCGCCGCACACCACGGTCTTCGGGTACTTCAGCGCCTGGACCGCCGACGGCACGATCGAGAAACTCGGCGTCCACCTGCATCGAATGGTCCGTGAGCAGGAAGGACGTGCCGCCGAGCCCACCGCATGCGTCATCGACGCCCAGTCCGTCAAGACCGCTCCCAGCGTGCCCGCCGACACCCAGGGCGCCGACGTCGGCAAGAAGATCGTCGGGCGCAAGCGCAGCATCGTCGTGGACACTCTCGGCCTGTTATTGCTGGTCATGGTGACCGCCGCCAGCGTCTCGGACAACGAGGCCGGCATGCAGCTCCTCACCCGCGTCGCCTCCGACCACCCCACCATCAGCAAGGCTTGGGTCGACACCGGCTACAAGAAGAAGGCGATCGAACACGGCGCCACGCTCGGCATCGACGTCGACGTCGTCCCGCGAAACTCGCAGGTCAAGGGCTTCTCGGTGATCCCGAGGCGGTGGGTCGTAGAGCGAAGCTTCGGGTGGATCATGATGCACCGTCGCCTCGCCCGCGACTACGAGACCAAGCCCGCTCACTCCGAAAGCATGATCCGTCTCGCGATGATCTCCAACCTCGCGAGATGA
- a CDS encoding carbohydrate ABC transporter permease, whose translation MGTTPTPLRRFMDYAVLSVLASVFVLPVIYLFLGSLKPSDEILNGLSGFLPTDLSFDNYSAVLSSLNSDSTGYFWRFMGISLLLAFVVVTGGLFVNSMAAYGLSRLKWRGREAVFTLILLLMLVPFESVAVPLFYMFNDQRNTLYILALPFIANAFSVYQFHTFFRSIPPSIEEAARIDGAGPWRTFFAIIVPMSKPAFASVAILTFLIQWGSFLWPVLMVSDPSVRPLPLEMSVFQGQQPPDWGQILAFGVLLVLPVLIVFAFFQRWFVQGVASSAVKG comes from the coding sequence ATGGGCACGACCCCTACGCCCCTGCGCCGCTTCATGGACTACGCCGTACTCAGCGTGCTGGCCTCCGTCTTCGTGCTACCGGTGATCTACCTGTTCCTGGGCAGCCTCAAGCCGTCCGACGAGATCCTGAACGGTCTCTCCGGCTTCCTCCCGACCGACCTGTCCTTCGACAACTACTCCGCCGTCCTGAGCAGCCTCAACTCCGACAGCACCGGCTATTTCTGGCGCTTCATGGGCATCTCGCTGCTGCTGGCGTTCGTGGTCGTGACGGGCGGCCTGTTCGTCAACTCGATGGCCGCGTACGGGCTGTCACGGCTGAAGTGGCGCGGACGCGAAGCCGTCTTCACGCTCATTCTGCTGCTGATGTTGGTCCCGTTCGAGTCGGTGGCCGTCCCGCTCTTCTACATGTTCAACGACCAGCGCAACACCCTCTACATCCTGGCGCTCCCCTTCATCGCCAACGCCTTCTCGGTCTATCAGTTCCACACGTTCTTCCGCTCGATCCCACCGAGCATCGAGGAAGCTGCCCGGATCGACGGCGCGGGCCCCTGGCGCACCTTCTTCGCGATCATCGTCCCGATGAGCAAGCCGGCCTTCGCCTCAGTGGCGATCCTGACCTTCCTTATCCAGTGGGGCTCGTTCCTGTGGCCGGTGCTGATGGTCTCCGACCCGTCGGTCCGCCCGCTGCCGCTGGAGATGAGCGTCTTCCAGGGCCAGCAGCCCCCGGACTGGGGCCAGATCCTCGCCTTCGGCGTCCTGCTGGTCCTACCGGTGCTGATCGTCTTCGCGTTCTTCCAGCGGTGGTTCGTCCAAGGCGTGGCCAGCTCTGCGGTCAAGGGCTGA
- a CDS encoding carbohydrate ABC transporter permease yields MSAPAVVGLIVFVGVPFGYAVVLSFYNVRLGSPLEPSFFGLEQYRRLFTDPDLSGPFLRALLNNLTFAVFVVPVQTALALALAILLNRKLKAIGLFRSLFFMPVVFPMALVAVIWRLILARSDQGMLNSALDAVSFGNWGAFDWLGDSATAMASIVVLSIWQGVGFQMVILLAGLQQIPGELYEAAELDRASRWQQFRHVTLPGIHSTLVFVAMLTSVLSFRVFDQVYVLVRGGGLDEDATRTVMYQAVTTAFDQNNIGQASAITVVFFLIVVVLTLIQRRVVRPGNED; encoded by the coding sequence ATGTCCGCCCCGGCCGTCGTCGGACTGATCGTCTTCGTCGGTGTGCCGTTCGGCTACGCCGTGGTGCTCTCCTTCTACAACGTCCGCCTCGGCTCCCCGCTGGAGCCCAGCTTCTTCGGCTTGGAGCAATACCGGAGGCTGTTCACCGACCCCGACCTGTCCGGCCCGTTCCTGCGGGCCCTGCTCAACAACCTGACCTTCGCCGTGTTCGTCGTACCCGTGCAGACGGCCCTGGCACTGGCCCTGGCGATCCTGCTCAACCGCAAGCTCAAGGCCATCGGATTGTTTCGGTCGCTCTTCTTCATGCCGGTCGTCTTCCCCATGGCGCTGGTCGCCGTGATCTGGCGACTCATACTGGCCCGCAGTGACCAGGGCATGCTCAACTCCGCGCTGGACGCGGTGAGTTTCGGCAACTGGGGCGCCTTCGACTGGCTCGGCGACTCCGCCACCGCGATGGCCTCGATCGTCGTGCTGTCCATCTGGCAGGGCGTCGGCTTCCAGATGGTCATCCTGCTCGCCGGCCTCCAGCAGATCCCGGGTGAGCTCTACGAGGCCGCCGAACTCGACCGCGCCAGTCGTTGGCAGCAGTTCCGCCACGTCACCCTGCCCGGCATCCACTCCACCCTCGTCTTCGTTGCGATGCTCACCTCGGTGCTCTCCTTCCGGGTCTTCGACCAGGTGTACGTCCTCGTCCGCGGGGGCGGTCTGGATGAGGACGCCACCCGCACCGTGATGTACCAGGCCGTCACCACCGCCTTCGACCAGAACAACATCGGCCAGGCGTCCGCGATCACCGTCGTCTTCTTCCTGATCGTCGTCGTCCTGACCCTCATCCAGCGCCGCGTCGTCCGGCCCGGAAACGAGGACTGA
- a CDS encoding sugar ABC transporter substrate-binding protein — translation MSSTNRKYRRTVRTGLALALPVVALAACGSGGGTDASAEAGSGKGTISVWAHQGQKNEASALQNAVKSFNSSQGDIKVDLKLIPEADYTKTITATDASKLPDVMEFDGPTMANFVYNKKLAPIDTHVSTETMDNATDASKAQGEVGGKHYGLGMFDSGLGIYGNKKLLDAAGVKYPTSLSNDWTATEFTAALGALKAMDTDGKTLDLQETGGYANEWGTYGFAPVVWSAGGSLLKDGKAEGALDTPAVISAMKTFQSWKTYVDPNTDGNAFAKGRVALSWVGHWMYPAYSEALGDDLVVLPLPDFGNGPKTGQGSWAWGIGADSKNAKAAGTFLDTLLNDANITAMTTANGAVPATKTALDKSELYKQGGPLQLYADQLAKPCGDKDITKSCVAVTRPVTAGYPLVTSKFSEALNSIYGGADPESALQKAARAIDQDFSDNDGYKIP, via the coding sequence ATGAGCTCGACCAACAGAAAGTACCGCCGTACCGTCCGTACGGGCCTGGCCCTCGCTCTCCCCGTGGTGGCGCTGGCCGCCTGCGGCTCGGGCGGCGGCACCGATGCCTCCGCCGAGGCCGGAAGCGGCAAGGGCACCATCAGCGTCTGGGCCCACCAGGGCCAGAAGAACGAGGCCAGTGCGCTGCAGAACGCGGTGAAGTCCTTCAACTCCTCGCAGGGCGACATCAAGGTCGACTTGAAGCTGATCCCCGAGGCCGACTACACCAAGACCATCACGGCCACCGACGCCTCCAAGCTGCCGGACGTGATGGAGTTCGACGGCCCGACCATGGCGAACTTCGTCTACAACAAGAAGCTCGCCCCCATCGACACGCACGTCTCCACCGAGACCATGGACAACGCCACCGACGCGAGCAAGGCGCAGGGCGAGGTCGGCGGCAAGCACTACGGCCTGGGCATGTTCGACTCCGGCCTGGGGATCTACGGCAACAAGAAGCTGCTCGACGCGGCCGGGGTGAAGTACCCGACCAGCCTGTCCAATGACTGGACGGCGACGGAGTTCACCGCCGCGCTGGGGGCGCTGAAGGCCATGGACACCGACGGCAAGACCCTCGACCTCCAGGAGACCGGCGGCTACGCCAACGAGTGGGGCACCTACGGTTTCGCCCCGGTCGTCTGGTCCGCGGGAGGTTCCCTCCTCAAGGACGGCAAGGCGGAAGGCGCCCTCGACACCCCGGCCGTGATCTCGGCCATGAAGACCTTCCAGTCCTGGAAGACGTATGTCGACCCCAACACCGACGGCAACGCCTTCGCCAAGGGCCGCGTCGCCCTGAGCTGGGTCGGCCACTGGATGTACCCCGCCTACAGCGAGGCCCTCGGCGACGACCTCGTCGTACTGCCGCTGCCCGACTTCGGCAACGGCCCCAAGACCGGCCAGGGCTCCTGGGCCTGGGGCATCGGCGCCGACAGCAAGAACGCCAAGGCCGCCGGCACGTTCCTGGACACCCTCCTGAACGACGCCAACATCACCGCCATGACGACGGCCAACGGGGCGGTGCCCGCCACCAAGACCGCGCTCGACAAGAGCGAGCTCTACAAGCAGGGCGGCCCGCTCCAGCTCTACGCCGACCAGCTCGCCAAGCCCTGCGGCGACAAGGACATCACCAAGTCCTGCGTCGCCGTCACCCGCCCGGTGACCGCCGGCTACCCCCTGGTCACCTCGAAGTTCAGCGAGGCCCTGAACTCCATCTACGGTGGCGCCGACCCCGAGAGCGCTCTGCAAAAGGCCGCCCGCGCCATCGACCAGGACTTCTCCGACAACGACGGCTACAAGATCCCGTAG
- a CDS encoding LacI family DNA-binding transcriptional regulator, with product MTASITDVARAAGVSTSTVSRALRGRPGVSEEVRTQIAALAAQLGYTASRSASSLASGRTFTIGVVVPYVGRWFFGTVLDAAEQVFSAAGYDVLLYNLGSPETRKRFFTKLPVRKRVDAVLSLLIPDEEESAALRSLGVPLATTVGGARPGFTVVGIDDRAGTESAVRHLVNLGHRRIGMISGSSGPLHWTTPVERRSAYLDVLTDAGIEHDAALEADGDYTVEGGERAMTELLAVSRPPTAVFAQSDEMAMGALRALRRHRLKVPDDVSVVGFDDHELADVVGLTTVAQPVADQGAEAARLLLRQLDEPDAEPPGQVQMPIRLVLRETTAPPRLRGPR from the coding sequence GTGACGGCCAGCATCACCGATGTCGCCCGCGCCGCCGGAGTCTCGACGTCCACCGTGTCCCGCGCGCTGCGCGGACGGCCGGGCGTGTCCGAGGAGGTGCGGACGCAGATCGCGGCCCTCGCCGCCCAGCTCGGCTACACCGCCTCGCGTTCCGCGTCGAGCCTGGCCAGCGGGCGCACCTTCACCATCGGGGTCGTGGTCCCGTACGTGGGCCGCTGGTTCTTCGGCACCGTGCTGGACGCCGCCGAGCAGGTCTTCAGCGCCGCCGGGTACGACGTGCTGCTGTACAACCTGGGATCGCCGGAGACACGCAAGCGTTTCTTCACCAAGCTGCCGGTCCGCAAGCGGGTGGACGCCGTGCTGTCGCTCCTCATCCCTGACGAGGAGGAGTCGGCTGCACTGCGTTCACTCGGGGTGCCGCTGGCCACCACGGTCGGCGGAGCCCGGCCCGGCTTCACCGTCGTCGGCATCGACGACCGGGCCGGAACGGAGAGCGCCGTACGCCACCTGGTGAACCTCGGTCACCGACGGATCGGGATGATCAGCGGGTCCAGTGGGCCGCTGCACTGGACCACCCCCGTCGAAAGGCGCAGCGCCTACCTGGACGTCCTGACCGATGCGGGGATAGAGCACGATGCGGCCCTGGAAGCGGACGGCGACTACACCGTCGAGGGCGGTGAGCGGGCCATGACCGAGCTGCTGGCTGTCTCCCGCCCGCCGACTGCCGTGTTCGCGCAGTCGGATGAGATGGCGATGGGCGCACTGCGCGCCCTGCGCCGCCACCGGCTGAAGGTGCCGGACGACGTGTCCGTCGTCGGCTTCGACGACCACGAACTCGCCGACGTGGTCGGACTGACCACCGTCGCCCAGCCGGTTGCCGACCAGGGCGCCGAGGCCGCCCGGCTGCTGCTGCGGCAACTGGACGAACCCGACGCCGAGCCGCCGGGGCAGGTGCAGATGCCCATCCGTCTCGTCCTGCGCGAGACCACCGCCCCGCCGCGCCTGCGCGGCCCGAGGTAA
- a CDS encoding helix-turn-helix transcriptional regulator, producing the protein MVTVLDDDLGATALAAHAGVSARHLARLFLDQLGQTPAQFVRTARAEAAAQLLVSTALPLASIARRCGFSSA; encoded by the coding sequence GTGGTCACGGTCCTCGACGACGACCTCGGCGCCACCGCGCTCGCCGCGCACGCGGGAGTCAGCGCGCGCCACCTGGCCCGGCTGTTCCTCGACCAGCTCGGACAGACACCTGCCCAGTTCGTACGGACCGCCCGAGCCGAGGCGGCCGCACAACTCCTCGTCTCCACGGCACTGCCGCTGGCCTCGATCGCCAGGCGCTGCGGGTTCAGCTCCGCCTAG
- the aspA gene encoding aspartate ammonia-lyase: MTAATRSEHDLLGDRDVPADAFWGVHTLRATENFPITGTPISAYPHLIDALAAVKEAAALANEELGLLEPAKAAVIVAACQEIRGGKLHDQFVVDVIQGGAGTSTNMNANEVIANRALELLGHARGEYQHLHPNEDVNLGQSTNDVYPTAVRIATVSAVRGLLDAMAVLQDTFARKAAEFRDVLKMGRTQLQDAVPMTLGQEFSAFAVMLDEDRSRLAEAVELILEINLGATAIGTGLNAPAGYAESARRHLADITGLPLVTAANLVEATQDCGAFVQMSGVLKRIAVKLSKTCNDLRLLSSGPRAGFGEINLPPVQAGSSIMPGKVNPVIPEVVNQVAFEVIGNDITITMAAEAGQLQLNAFEPVILHSLSKSITHLRAACLTLAERCVAGITANTEVLRATVENSIGLVTALNPHIGYTAATDIAKEALASGRGVAELVLERGLLPAERLAALLRPEVIAGTGAAMA; the protein is encoded by the coding sequence ATGACCGCCGCCACCCGCAGCGAACACGACCTGCTCGGAGACCGCGACGTCCCCGCCGACGCCTTCTGGGGCGTCCACACCCTGCGCGCCACCGAGAACTTCCCCATCACCGGCACGCCCATCTCCGCCTACCCGCACCTGATCGACGCCCTCGCCGCCGTCAAGGAGGCCGCAGCCCTCGCCAACGAGGAACTCGGCCTGCTGGAGCCCGCGAAGGCCGCCGTGATCGTCGCCGCCTGCCAGGAGATACGCGGCGGCAAGCTCCACGACCAGTTCGTCGTCGACGTCATCCAGGGCGGTGCCGGCACCTCCACCAACATGAACGCCAACGAGGTCATCGCCAACCGGGCGCTGGAGCTGCTGGGCCACGCCAGGGGCGAGTACCAGCACCTGCACCCCAACGAGGACGTCAACCTCGGCCAGTCCACCAACGACGTCTACCCGACCGCCGTTCGGATCGCGACCGTCTCCGCGGTGCGCGGCCTGCTCGACGCCATGGCCGTCCTCCAGGACACGTTCGCCCGCAAGGCCGCCGAGTTCCGCGACGTGCTGAAGATGGGCCGCACCCAGCTGCAGGACGCCGTGCCGATGACGCTCGGGCAGGAGTTCTCCGCCTTCGCCGTCATGCTCGACGAGGACCGCAGCCGGCTCGCTGAGGCCGTCGAGCTGATCCTTGAGATCAACCTCGGCGCGACCGCGATCGGCACGGGTCTCAACGCCCCCGCCGGATACGCCGAATCGGCCCGCCGCCACCTTGCCGACATCACCGGGCTGCCCCTGGTCACCGCGGCCAACCTGGTCGAAGCCACCCAGGACTGCGGCGCGTTCGTCCAGATGTCCGGCGTCCTCAAGCGCATCGCCGTCAAACTGTCCAAGACCTGCAACGACCTGCGCCTGCTGTCCTCCGGGCCGCGCGCGGGCTTCGGCGAGATCAACCTGCCGCCGGTGCAGGCGGGCTCGAGCATCATGCCCGGCAAGGTCAACCCGGTGATCCCCGAGGTCGTCAACCAGGTCGCCTTCGAGGTGATCGGCAACGACATCACCATCACCATGGCCGCCGAAGCCGGACAGCTCCAGCTCAACGCCTTCGAGCCGGTCATCCTGCACTCTCTGTCGAAGTCCATAACCCACCTGCGCGCGGCCTGCCTCACCCTCGCCGAGCGCTGCGTGGCCGGCATCACCGCGAACACCGAGGTGCTGCGCGCCACCGTAGAGAACTCCATCGGCCTGGTGACCGCCCTGAACCCGCACATCGGGTACACGGCCGCCACCGACATCGCCAAGGAAGCCCTCGCCAGTGGCCGGGGTGTGGCCGAGCTGGTCCTGGAGAGGGGCCTGCTGCCGGCCGAGAGGCTCGCCGCCCTGCTGCGGCCCGAGGTGATCGCGGGAACCGGCGCGGCTATGGCCTGA
- a CDS encoding asparaginase, whose protein sequence is MRSSLLADAPAIREPQHAPVAHVTRGGVIEGVHYGSVVVLGGNGDVRLSIGDIEAACYPRSALKPVQALAMVRAGLPLDGALLSLSMGSHSGEEHHLAGTRLILELACLTEDDLRNVPDVPYAPAVRDAWVREGRGPSRLAQNCSGKHAAMLYLCKLAGWPLESYLDPGHPLQRAIAEVVEELTGQHIANVTVDGCGAPLFAVSLHGLARAAARIATAGPDTAGRRVADALRIHPEMASGTGRDTAQLMRAVPGLLAKDGFEGVQVAALPDGRAVAVKIADGADRARIPVTAAALARAGVEPRLLAGFEGEPMTGGGRPVGGIRPVAALNPPSVPATA, encoded by the coding sequence ATGCGCAGCAGTCTCCTCGCGGACGCGCCCGCGATCCGCGAGCCCCAGCATGCACCCGTCGCCCACGTCACCCGGGGCGGCGTGATCGAGGGAGTCCACTACGGATCCGTCGTCGTCCTCGGCGGTAATGGCGACGTCCGGTTGAGCATCGGAGACATCGAGGCCGCCTGCTACCCGCGCTCAGCTCTCAAGCCGGTCCAGGCCCTCGCCATGGTGCGGGCCGGGCTGCCGCTCGACGGCGCCCTGCTCTCCCTCTCGATGGGCAGCCACTCCGGCGAGGAGCACCACCTCGCAGGTACCCGGCTGATCCTCGAACTGGCCTGCCTCACCGAGGACGACCTGCGCAACGTCCCCGACGTGCCGTACGCCCCGGCGGTCCGGGATGCCTGGGTGCGCGAGGGCCGCGGGCCTTCCCGGCTCGCCCAGAACTGCTCCGGCAAGCACGCGGCGATGCTGTACCTGTGCAAGCTGGCCGGCTGGCCCCTGGAGAGCTACCTCGACCCGGGCCACCCGCTTCAGAGGGCGATCGCCGAGGTCGTCGAGGAACTCACCGGCCAGCACATCGCGAACGTCACCGTCGACGGCTGCGGAGCCCCGCTGTTCGCGGTGTCCCTGCACGGCCTGGCCCGCGCCGCCGCCCGCATCGCCACGGCCGGTCCGGACACCGCCGGGCGCCGGGTGGCGGACGCGCTGCGCATCCACCCGGAGATGGCCTCCGGCACAGGGCGAGACACGGCCCAGCTGATGCGCGCGGTGCCCGGGCTGCTGGCCAAGGACGGCTTCGAGGGCGTCCAGGTGGCCGCGCTGCCTGATGGCCGGGCCGTCGCAGTGAAGATCGCCGACGGGGCGGACCGGGCGCGCATCCCGGTGACGGCCGCAGCCCTCGCCCGGGCGGGAGTCGAGCCGCGGCTGCTCGCCGGGTTCGAGGGCGAGCCGATGACCGGCGGCGGCCGGCCCGTCGGCGGCATCCGGCCGGTGGCGGCGCTGAACCCGCCCAGCGTCCCCGCCACCGCCTGA